One stretch of Danio rerio strain Tuebingen ecotype United States chromosome 6, GRCz12tu, whole genome shotgun sequence DNA includes these proteins:
- the rgs4 gene encoding regulator of G-protein signaling 4 (The RefSeq protein has 1 substitution compared to this genomic sequence) — MCKGLAALPATCLKSAKDIKHKIGFLLQKPDPPQEQKALKEKEKEKDKEKVKDTVVNRITPAETEKWKTSFTNLIKNDDGRKAFASFLQSEYSQENIEFWVACEDFKQTPADKMNLKARNIFERYIEADSPREVNLDSVTREQTRKNLEMCDVSCFDEAQSKIFTLMEKDSYRRFLRSRLFLELSQPAMDNKPCGLEKKVKRQISDYSQCLPSYA; from the exons ATGTGTAAAGGGCTTGCTGCTCTTCCTGCAACATGCTTGAAAAG tGCCAAAGATATAAAACATAAGATTGGCTTCCTGCTTCAAAAGCCAGATCCACCCCAAGAGCAAAAGACTCTGAAGGAAAAAGAGAAGGAGAAAGACAAGGAGAAGGTGAAGGACACTGTGGTCAACAG AATCACTCCTGCCGAAACTGAGAAATGGAAAACATCATTTACCAACCTGATCAAAAACGACG ACGGTCGCAAGGCTTTCGCATCCTTCCTACAGTCCGAATACAGTCAAGAGAACATTGAATTCTGGGTAGCCTGTGAGGATTTCAAGCAGACGCCAGCAGACAAGATGAACCTGAAAGCCAGAAATATATTTGAGCGATACATTGAGGCCGATTCCCCCCGTGAG GTCAATCTGGATTCAGTCACCAGGGAGCAGACCAGAAAGAACCTGGAAATGTGTGATGTTTCATGTTTTGACGAAGCTCAGAGTAAAATCTTCACTCTTATGGAAAAAGACTCGTATCGGCGATTCCTGAGATCCAGATTGTTCCTGGAACTGTCTCAACCTGCGATGGACAACAAACCCTGTGGTTTAGAGAAGAAAGTAAAGCGACAGATTTCTGACTACAGTCAGTGTTTGCCTAGTTATGCCTAA